The Paenibacillus spongiae nucleotide sequence TTCCTCTTCAATTCTCTTTTGATTCGGTGTAGCGCCGGAAACGGGCTTTTCTTAAGCCAATCCAACGAAGCTAAGAACTCGATTCCCATTCCTTCTTCTCTCCTTGCACACGCGATGGCCAACTATGACTATCCTATTACATGCCTTGAAAGTTAATGACGAAACCGTTTGGACAGCATTGGATACATAACGCAAAGAGGCTAAGCATCATTGAGCTGCTTAACCTCTTTATCAATCGAATATTGTTATTTCTGACTTGTTTCCGGCAGCACGGCTTAGCAATCAGGTGATCGACGCGTTATAGATGGCCTGAATGGAACGGGACAGCATCGCGTTGAACTCTTCGTCTGATTGCTGGGCTGTTAACCCCTCCGATAGAGCACGCGAAAAGCTGGCGATTAAGCCCTCATTGCGGGCCAGCCTTTCATTGGCTTCCTTCTGATCATAGCCGCCCGACAAGGCTACAACCCGAACCATATGCGGATCGTCCATCAAATCCTTATAAAAATTCTCTTCAGTCGGTATGGAAAGCTTCAGCATGACTTTAGCGTCCTTGTCCAGGGCGGATAATTGCTTGATGATCTCCTCTTTCAACAGGTTCTCCGATTGCTCCTTATCCGCGCTATGAATGTCTACCTCAGGCTCGATGATCGGAACGAGCCCCATCGACACGATTTGTTTGCCAATCTCGAACTGCTGCTCAACGACTCTGCGAATGCCTTCCGGGTTGGCTTCTTTAATAACCGAGCGCATTTTCGTCCCGAAAATATTTCGTTCAACCGCCCGCTTCAGCAAGCCATTCAACTTAGGCATAGGCTTCATAAGCTGAACGCCGTCGTTAAGGTCGGCAAGTCCTTCATCAACCTTGAGAAAAGGGACGATCTTTTTCGTTTCCCATAGGTAATCGGCGGTATATCGATCATGAATCGTACGGTTCATCGTATTCTCGAACAAGATCGCACCCAGTATATATTTCGAATCGAACGCCGGACTTGTGACGATGCGGCTTCTCATTTCATGAACCAATGCAAACATC carries:
- a CDS encoding fructose bisphosphate aldolase, coding for MKQEQMDRMHTGKGFIAALDQSGGSTPKALLQYGIKESSYSNDEEMFALVHEMRSRIVTSPAFDSKYILGAILFENTMNRTIHDRYTADYLWETKKIVPFLKVDEGLADLNDGVQLMKPMPKLNGLLKRAVERNIFGTKMRSVIKEANPEGIRRVVEQQFEIGKQIVSMGLVPIIEPEVDIHSADKEQSENLLKEEIIKQLSALDKDAKVMLKLSIPTEENFYKDLMDDPHMVRVVALSGGYDQKEANERLARNEGLIASFSRALSEGLTAQQSDEEFNAMLSRSIQAIYNASIT